One window of Watersipora subatra chromosome 3, tzWatSuba1.1, whole genome shotgun sequence genomic DNA carries:
- the LOC137389645 gene encoding dentin sialophosphoprotein-like, with product MKNYTDKQGHKNQPTSSNSKGQPTSSNSKGQPTSSNSKGQPTSSNSKGQPTSSNSKGQPTSSNSKGQPTSSNSKGQPTSSNSKGQPTSSNSKGQPTSSNSKGQPTSSNSKGQPTSSNSKGQPTSSNSKGQPTSSNSKCQPTSSNSKGQPTSSNSKGQPTSSNSKGQPTSSNSKGQPTSSNSKGQPTSSNSKGQPTSSNSKGQPTSSNSKGQPTSSNSKGQPTSSNSKGQPTSSNSKGQPTSSNNKGQPTSSNSKGQPTSSNSKGQPTSSNSKGQPTSSNSKGQPTSSNSKGQPTSSNSKGQPTSSNSKGQPTSSNSKGQPTSSNSKGQPTSSNSKGQPTSSNSKGQPTSSNSKGMQ from the coding sequence ATGAAAAACTATACTGACAAACAAGGTCACAAAAATCAACCAACTAGCTCCAACAGTAAAGGTCAACCAACTAGCTCCAACAGTAAAGGTCAACCAACTAGCTCCAACAGTAAAGGTCAACCAACTAGCTCCAACAGTAAAGGTCAACCAACTAGCTCCAACAGTAAAGGTCAACCAACTAGCTCCAACAGTAAAGGTCAACCAACTAGCTCCAACAGTAAAGGTCAACCAACTAGCTCCAACAGTAAAGGTCAACCAACTAGCTCCAACAGTAAAGGTCAACCAACTAGCTCCAACAGTAAAGGTCAACCAACTAGCTCCAACAGTAAAGGTCAACCAACTAGCTCCAACAGTAAAGGTCAACCAACTAGCTCCAACAGTAAAGGTCAACCAACTAGCTCCAACAGTAAATGTCAACCAACTAGCTCCAACAGTAAAGGTCAACCAACTAGCTCCAACAGTAAAGGTCAACCAACTAGCTCCAACAGTAAAGGTCAACCCACTAGCTCCAACAGTAAAGGTCAACCAACTAGCTCCAACAGTAAAGGTCAACCAACTAGCTCCAACAGTAAAGGTCAACCCACTAGCTCCAACAGTAAAGGTCAACCAACTAGCTCCAACAGTAAAGGTCAACCAACTAGCTCCAACAGTAAAGGTCAACCAACTAGCTCCAACAGTAAAGGTCAACCAACTAGCTCCAACAGTAAAGGTCAACCAACTAGCTCCAACAATAAAGGTCAACCAACTAGCTCCAACAGTAAAGGTCAACCAACTAGCTCCAACAGTAAAGGTCAACCAACTAGCTCCAACAGTAAAGGTCAACCAACTAGCTCCAACAGTAAAGGTCAACCAACTAGCTCCAACAGTAAAGGTCAACCAACTAGCTCCAACAGTAAAGGTCAACCCACTAGCTCCAACAGTAAAGGTCAACCAACTAGCTCCAACAGTAAAGGTCAACCAACTAGCTCCAACAGTAAAGGTCAACCCACTAGCTCCAACAGTAAAGGTCAACCAACTAGCTCCAACAGTAAAGGTCAACCCACTAGCTCCAACAGTAAAGGTATGCAGTAA